Below is a genomic region from Ketogulonicigenium vulgare WSH-001.
ATTCTCGCTCTGACAGAGGCTGCGACCGACCTGTTTCTTGAGAAGGGAATGGATGGGGTTTCCGTTGACGAGTTGATTCAAAAGGTGGGGGGGTCTCGGCGGAATATCTATAACCGTTTTGGCGACAAACAGGGTTTGTTCGTCGAGGTAATTACCAAACTTTGCGACTGTCAGGCGGCACCCCTGCGTGAGATGGAAATCGCGGGAGGAGATCTGGTCAGCGCACTCCAGTCCTTCGGTGAACGTTTGCTGCAGATCGTATTGCAGCCACGCACCCTTGCACTACATCGCCTTATGATTGCCGAAGGGCAGCGTTTTCCCGAGCTGTCGCGAGCGATTTCTGCTTCAGGTCATGAGGCGGGTGTAGCTGTTCTTGTTCGTTGGCTTTTGACCAGAGAAGAAGACTTTCGTCCGAATTTATCCGTAACTTCCCTAGCAGAGCTGTTTGTGACACTGCTTGTCAGCAAGGCGCAGCGGGACGCGTTGACTGGCATGAGCGAACCACTCGATTCTGAGGAAATTGCCGCTATTGCGCGCCAGGCGGTTTCCGTATTCCTTCATGGTGCGCTTATGAAAGACGCATGATGCGTAACATATTCTGGAAATCTATTCTTGCTTGGCTTCTAGCCGCTTTTTTCTTTGTCGGGGGAATAGGCAACATACTCGCTTCGGACGCCATTCAGGCTGATTATGCCCGTTGGGGTTATCCTTTTTGGTTCCATTATTTAACCGGAACTTTGGAGTTGATTGCTGGAGCTCTTTTGATCTCCCTGCGAACCCGCAAGCTTGGTTCTGGTTTAGCAGCAGTCGTCATGTGTGGGGCGGCGGCCACCGTGCTCGCTCATGGAGAGTTCACACATGCCATTGCGCCGCTCGTGGTGCTGAGCTTGTCAGTCTTTGTTTGGTTTACAGTTGAGTGAGGCCTGACGCGATTTGGGAAATTTATATTCCCAGCTTGTCTATTTAGCGTTCACGCTTTTTAACTAGCGATGAAATAGTAATGATCTTTTTAAACCCGCCCATTGTGGCGGGTTTTTCTTTTGCCCCATGCTCATGTGAGGAACACCATGGCAGACGCCTTTCAACACCATGCGGTAGGCATGGACAGCCCGGCATCCAATGCCGCCAGCATTACCCCCTCGAATACCGATGACCTGCCCAATGTCCCGCGCGCGCTCTATGCGCTGGGAGAGGGTAATGTGCGGGTGACCATGCGCGGCGGTGGCGATCCCGTGGTGCTGCCGATCCTCGTGGGGGTGCCGCTGCCGGTGCGCGTCTCGCGCGTCTGGGCCTCGGGCACCACGGCCACCGGCCTCGTCGGAATCTGGTAATGCTGGCCCTTGGCTTTGGCCTGACCGCCCTTGCCGCGCTGGCAGGCGCGCGGGCGGGGGCGGTGCCGGTGATCTCGCTAGCGTCCAGCAGCGGATACGCGGGCGCAGAACTCGTCTCGAGCGTCGAGGGCCAGTGGTATGCGGACGGCGTGCCATCCCCGGCGCTTGGGGGGGTGCGCTGATGATCACGCCCGACCTCGAGGGCGCGGCGATCTTTCTGCGGGTCGATCCGCATATCTGGGTCAGCGATGGCGATCCGGGCTATGCAGGCAGCAGCTATCAATCCAGCGTCTTTGGCCAGTGGCAGGCCGATGGCGTCGATATCCCCGGCGCGGTGGGCCTGCGCTGGGAAATGACGCCCGCCTATGAGGGCGCTGCCATCAGCCTCGATTATCGCCCGATCATTCGGATCGTGCAGGGTGCGGGCTATGCCGGATCGCGGCTGCGGTCGAACCTATCGGGCCAGTGGTTCGCGGACGGCGTGGCAATCTCCGGCGCCATTGGGCGGGAGCTCATTATCAGCGCGGCGCTGGAGGGCGCGGCGATTTCTCAAGATGCGGATATTACCATTATGCAAAGCAACACGATCCAGATGTGGGTGCCAGAGCGCCAACTGACCGCGCCGCAAAAGGACAATGGTGGACTATGGCTGGGCGAGGATCGGACCACAGTCGAGCGCAACGGCGCGGATTACGTCACCGCGTGGCGCGACAAGTTTGGCGTGCGGGATTACACCCAGCCCACAGCCGCCAATCAGCCCCGTGCTGGCACATTTCGCGGTATGCCCGCCGTCATCTGGGACAAGTCCCCGGAGTACCAATATCTGCAACCGCCTGCGGCTTTTGCACCGATGTGGTGGCTCGTCCTCGCGGAATTTGCCACAGGCGTTGAGATCATCAGTGGCACGTCAACGGGCAGTGCGATCTATACGCAGATCCTCGGTAATGGGCAGGCTGCACTTGCGCGTGTGTCGTTCCAGCAGCCGGATGCCGTGCAATCCGGGACGAGTGCGATCCGTTTGAACGCGGCTGAAGCTGAGGTGTCGTCCGGCATTTTCCCGATGCCGATGGGGTCGATGTCGTTCGGCGTTAGCGCCAGCGCATCTTGGTGTATCGGTCGGGGCTTTGATGCAAATAACAACCGCCAATGGGTCGGGCCGATCCTCGGCGCCATCGCCCTGGGGGTGGTGCCGGATCTTGCCACGCGCCAGCTGATCGAGGCGTACATGCACTGGCGCCACGGCCTCGAGGAGCGCTTGCCCGCAAACCATCCCTATCGCAACGCGCCGCCCCGCGTGCAGTGATCGGATCGACGCGAATGCAATTGCTCAAGGAATACTGGCCGCAATTCGCGGGCCTGCTGGCGCTGGTGGTGTGGGTGGTGCGTATGGAGGCATCGGTGCAGGCAAACGCCCGTGAGCTGCGCCGTCTTCAACACCAGCGCAACGAGGATCAGGCCGCGCACAAAGAGGCGCGGGCATCCACCAACTCGCTGCTGACCGAGGTGCGGACTGACATTAAAGAGTTGCTGCGCCGCAAAGAGTGAGCGGCGCAGTCTCATACCCCCGCAGCTTCGCGCAGGGCTTTGTTCATGCGCGACTGCCAGCCGGGGCCAGCGGCCTTGAACTTCTCAATCACGTCTTGATCGAGGCGCAGCGAAACCGCGACTTTGGGGTTGTCGGATTTCGGGCGGCCGCCAAGGTTGCGGCGCAGGTTCTCTGCCAGTTGGGGCATGGCCTCGGCGAAGGGCTTCGCCTTCGCCAGCTGGTCATCTGTTGCCTCGGGTGCGTCCGGGTCGCTTGCGATCCGGCGTTGGATTTCTTTCTCGGTTAGCTTGTTGGCTTTCATAGGATCGCCCTTTCCTTTTTGCTGGCGTGGCGCATCGAAATCACCGACAGGCCTTGCGTTCCAAGTGTGGCAAAGACCACTGCAATCGTTCCGTCGGCAAGCTTCCCTATCGCCATGTGACGCCCGTTCTTTGCCGGGACAACGACCGAGGACAGAAAGAATTCCTCGGACAAATCTGCGAAATCTAACCCGTGTTTCTCGAGGTTGCTTTCGCGTTTCGGTTCATCCCAGACAATCATCATCATGCGTTTATGTATATGCATAAACCGTGAGGCCGTCAAGTATATGTAGATACAAAATTCCCGCCATCGTGCGGGGTTTTTCATTTTCAGGAGATGCTTATGCAAAAGATCTTCGCCGCGCTGTTCGCGTGGCTTCAATCTCTATTCTCAACGCCCAAGCGCGCTGCGGCCACTTCCGGCGGCGCGGCTGCAAGTCTGCTGACGGCTATCGCCGTGTTCGTCGGCCCGTGGGAGGGCGAGCGCCTCGAGGCTTACCTCGACCGCATCGCTGACCCGCCGGTGTGGACAGTCTGCTTTGGCGAGACGCGCGCCGTCCAGCAGGGCGACAGCTATACCAGCGCCGAATGCCAGAAGATGCTGATCGAGGCTCTGTCGGTCTATCACGCGGGCCTCGCGCGCTGCGTGGCGGCCCTGCCTGATCAGCCACAGGGCGTCCAAGTCGCGCTGACCTCATGGGCCTACAACGTGGGCGTGGGCGCAGCCTGCGGTTCGACCCTCGCGCGCCTCGCAAATTCCGGTGACTGGCAGGCGGCTTGCCAGCAGTTGCCGCGCTGGAACCGGGCAGGCGGCCAGCCCGTCGCGGGCCTGACCAATCGCCGCGCCGCAGAGCAGCGGCTTTGTCTCAACGCATTGGAGGGCTAACCGATGGCCGCACAAATCATCGCACAAAGCATCGTATGGGCACGCATCGTACTGGGGTGGGGTGGCGTCTGGCTGATTTCGCGCGGGGCACCGCCTGAATTTGTTCATGCCGCCACCCAAGATCCGGCTATGATCGATGCGGTCGCGCGTCTGATCGGCGCGGCACTCATGGGCTTGCAACTGGTCTGGTGGCAGATCGCGCGCCGCATGGGTTGGGCCACCTGATGGATTGGCTGATTGGGATTGCCATCTGGGCGGGGGCAATTGTCCTCGCGTGGTGGCAGGGGCGGCGCAGTGGCCGGGAAGCGGTGCGGCAGCAGCAGGCAGAGGCTGCCGCGAATGCAGACGAAAAACGGGATGAGATGGATGCGCAAATCGCTGATGATGTTGACTTGGCTAACCGCGCTAAGCGTGTTGGCCTCGTGCGGCCCAAGGATTGAAGCAGGGTGCGCAGGCTGGCGACAGGTCCAAGTGGCTGGTGCGACCGTGGACTATCTGGCCGAGCAAGATCCGCAGGCACTGCGGGCACTGATCGGTCATCAGGAATTCGGGATGGCGGCGGGATGCTGGCCATAGAATGTGCAAGGGTAGACTAAGGACTCTTGCTCACCTGCTAAGCTAGCGCGCTAATTAGACTTCGCCTAATTCTAGCTTGAGCGCAGCCCGACCTCTACTGATGCGGCTTTTAAGTGTTCCGATGTTGCAATCTGCAATTCGGCAAGCGTCTTCATACGTTTCACCCTGAACCGTAACAAGCAAAAGAGCCACACGATATTTCGGCCCGATGCGAGAAAGTGCAGCAGCCACTTCCTTTGTTCTAATATTCCAATAGCTAAGATTTGAATTGTCTACAGGGGACGGTAAGCGATCTTCGCTCACCGCTGGGCTCTCACGGCTCGTTACTCGCCATGCGGAGTAAAACCGATTTCGCATGATAGTGAATAGCCAAGCTTTCAAATTAGTGCCCCGCTGGAACTGGTGGGC
It encodes:
- a CDS encoding TetR/AcrR family transcriptional regulator yields the protein MTTAKPQLTEHGETRILALTEAATDLFLEKGMDGVSVDELIQKVGGSRRNIYNRFGDKQGLFVEVITKLCDCQAAPLREMEIAGGDLVSALQSFGERLLQIVLQPRTLALHRLMIAEGQRFPELSRAISASGHEAGVAVLVRWLLTREEDFRPNLSVTSLAELFVTLLVSKAQRDALTGMSEPLDSEEIAAIARQAVSVFLHGALMKDA
- a CDS encoding DoxX family protein — translated: MMRNIFWKSILAWLLAAFFFVGGIGNILASDAIQADYARWGYPFWFHYLTGTLELIAGALLISLRTRKLGSGLAAVVMCGAAATVLAHGEFTHAIAPLVVLSLSVFVWFTVE
- a CDS encoding spike base protein, RCAP_Rcc01079 family, with the protein product MADAFQHHAVGMDSPASNAASITPSNTDDLPNVPRALYALGEGNVRVTMRGGGDPVVLPILVGVPLPVRVSRVWASGTTATGLVGIW
- a CDS encoding BrnA antitoxin family protein, with protein sequence MKANKLTEKEIQRRIASDPDAPEATDDQLAKAKPFAEAMPQLAENLRRNLGGRPKSDNPKVAVSLRLDQDVIEKFKAAGPGWQSRMNKALREAAGV
- a CDS encoding BrnT family toxin — protein: MMMIVWDEPKRESNLEKHGLDFADLSEEFFLSSVVVPAKNGRHMAIGKLADGTIAVVFATLGTQGLSVISMRHASKKERAIL
- a CDS encoding lysozyme → MQKIFAALFAWLQSLFSTPKRAAATSGGAAASLLTAIAVFVGPWEGERLEAYLDRIADPPVWTVCFGETRAVQQGDSYTSAECQKMLIEALSVYHAGLARCVAALPDQPQGVQVALTSWAYNVGVGAACGSTLARLANSGDWQAACQQLPRWNRAGGQPVAGLTNRRAAEQRLCLNALEG
- a CDS encoding sigma-70 family RNA polymerase sigma factor, giving the protein MLLLPSLRKRGNVLCRNANDADDLLQDTILRAIAKAHQFQRGTNLKAWLFTIMRNRFYSAWRVTSRESPAVSEDRLPSPVDNSNLSYWNIRTKEVAAALSRIGPKYRVALLLVTVQGETYEDACRIADCNIGTLKSRISRGRAALKLELGEV